In Pseudomonas sp. ADAK2, the genomic window TTGTCCATCGGGGCGGGCTGGATGAAGTTGCCATCGGCGGTGGCAGACTGTGGCTGGTTCACCAGGCGCCAGTCGGGGAGGGCGGTCAGGCCTTGCGGGGTGACATTCAGCTCGCACCACTCATAGTAAAGTCGCGAGTCCGGTCGATGTTGGCAAAAGACTGCGGCATCGTCCGCTGCGGGTGGCGATTGGTCAAAGCGCTGCAATGGCGTGCTTTGCCGATCCTGATCGAGGCGACCGCGAATCACCGCCACGCTGAGTGTCGGTCCACGGAAGTCCAGCATCCGGGCGACCATCAGCGCCGGGCTGTTCAGCAACTGGCGTTCCTGGGCGTCGGCCACCACCACATGACCGGCGGTGGCGGGCGGCAGGGTGAACGGGATCAAGGCGATGTAGCGCCCAATGTCTGAAACCCGATGATCGAGTTGCCAAATCCCCGGCAAATCCCAGTCACCAATCCGACAGGTATAACCGCCGAGGCCCAGGCTGTTGTCTTGCTGCCAGCTGAATTGGGCCCGGGTTTTACCGTGCAAGGGCGCGGACTCGACCTTCGTCGCGCCACGCTGTCCATCACCCGCCAGCGGCACGGCCAATTGCACGCGAGTCAGTTGCCGCTCAGCGACCTGCATCCGACCATTCGGCGCATGGCCCACCTGAGTCTCACAGTCGCTGTGAATGCTGTACAAGCCGTAGCCATAACGACCGTGATCAGGCTGCGGGTAGTCGAAGTAGGACGATAACCGCAGGCAGTGGTCATCCAATTCCAGCGGCTCGCTCCAACCGAGGGAAGGCTCGCTGTCAGCGGGTATCCACGGGCAAGGCAGTGCTTGCCAGCCTCGGTCCACGTGCCAGAGCCAGTAGTCGAGGGACTGTTCATCCGTCATCCGTGCCCGGCAGGCGAACGAGCGGCTATCGGGATGCCAGATGATGGCGGTGTCGGCCATGATCAACAGCGACGTGGACTCACCGTTGATGCTCACACGGTATTCCGGGTTTCTCAGCGGATCGCAAGGCTGCGGCAATTCGCGCAGGCTGGCGGGCAGCGCCACACGTCCGTCCAGACGTTGCCGGCCATCGGGGGACGTATGCTGCAGCGATTTACGCGCAAGGTTTTGTTGCCAGACGCCCGGTTCAAGCCACAGGTCGGCAACGGGCACCAGGCTGATCTGCTCAGCCGTCGCCAGCAGTTGCTCCAGGCTGATCTGCCGCGCGCCGTTGTCGACCAAAGGGCTGTAACGCCCAGTCAGGGTGCCGTCGTTAAAGGCATCCAGTTCCCAGAATTCATCGCACGAACATTGGTAGAGCTGACGCAGCTGCCGATCCAGAATCACCAGCCCCCAGGCTTGGCGCGAGGGCAAAGGTGCGGCGAAATAACGCCCGTCATTGGAGAAACGCGCCGACGACCCAAGGCCCTGGAGCAGCACGCCATCGGGGAACAGGTAATCGCACAGGACGGGCCCGCCCATGGCGATTTCACTGTAGTTGAACACGCGGATAGGCTCGCCCTCGGGTGTTTGTCGGGGTTCGTCGCCACCCCAGGCACTGGCGCCGCCGGAAGACTGGCCCGACGCTAGCGGTGACGACTTGGCCTTCGCCTTCGTTGGATCGACCAGGCCAAGTCGTCGCTCCAGATGACTGACGCAAGCCAGCCCGGCAAACATCGTCACCGCGGCCCCCGCAATGTCCCAGTACGCCGGCAATGCCCGACCCAGGTTAAATCCCAGGCCGATGGCGGCAGAGGTCATGAACCGGGCAAGCCCTCGACCGGTGCGTAGCCAACCCGCCCACGACGCCAGCCACATCAAGCCAGCACACGCCAGCACGACACCGAGCGCCCACAGCAACGGGATGACCGTCACCAGGAAAATCGGGATCAGCAGCGCGGCGATTTGCCAAAGCAGATCGAGCAATAATCGCGGCAGGCTTTTTTCGTCAGCAGATTGATCGGAAGAGTGGGGCACCATTACCTCGATAACAGATGGGCGATTTCAAAGGGCTGCTTGGTGTCGTTAAGACGATGGAGCGCGCAGATAGAATGTAAAACGCCCAGCACTAAAGTGAGTTATCACGGTCCATAAAATCCCCCGCGACCGTCAGCGGTCGTACTGCGCATCGGTATTTTGATCAAGGAAAGTGAACGCATGCTCGCCGCACTATAATCTGCAACCGCCTCCACCTGGTTCCGTCAACGGAACTCGCCTTGTGTTTGTCCCTCAATCCCATTCGAAGAATTAAAGCATGCACCTACGCAAAATTGCAGTTGGGCTGTCGGCCCTTGTTTTGCTCTCCACCGGCACCGAAGCGCGCAGTCTGCTGGATCTTCTCAAGCCGCAAACCCAGCATCACGCACAAACATCCCACTCGGGCTCGATCAACCAGAACGCGGCCCTGGACCTCTATTCAAACAAACAGAAACAGCCCTCGTTTGACGGCTGCGCAGAACTGTTCCCGGCCGCGAAACCGATCAGCACCGCCACCGTGCCTGCCAACATGAAACCGATGGCCCTGTGTTCCGACAACTTCGCGGTGCTGTACTCGCAAACCAGCCGCACGCCGCTGTTAGTGGTCGAGCGCCTGAATGCCGCGCAACTGAAGGACGCCAAAGGCGAGGAACGCACCAATCAGTTTTACCCGGACCCACGCATCCCCAAGAGTGGGCGCGCAGAGTTGAGCGATTACCGCAGCCAACATCCGGCCGTGGACCGTGGCCATCAATCGCCGGCGGCCGATGCACCGAGTCCGAATGCCATGGCCCAGTCCTTTGCGCTGTCGAACATGGTGCCGCAAGACCCCAACAACAACCGCAAGATCTGGAGCAAGGTCGAGGCTGATGTGAGGAAGTTTGCCAAGCGCGCCAATGGCAATGTGTTTGTCTTCACCGGCCCGCTGTTTGACGCCGGCCACGGTACCATCGGCGCCAACAAGGTCTGGGTGCCGACCCGCCTGTTCAAGCTGGTTTACGACACCTCGTCCCAGCGTGCCTGGGCCTACGTTTTGCCCAACGCTGAAACCCGCATCCAGAAACCGATGGACTACGACACGTTTGTGAAAAGCACCGGGCTCAAATTGCTGGGGAATCTACCGGTGAGCGGTTCCGTCGGGCGCTCTTGATAGCCTGATGAACTACGCCCCGAGCAGCTCGGTGATCCACCGGGCTTGCCGGGCGATCTCTTGCAGCTTCTCTTCGGGCACGGCCTGCCGCGCCCGAGCGAAGTTGTTTAGCGTTTTTTGCTTCTCTCGCAGTATGCGCTGCCACTTGGCCAGGAATTCCGGGCTGCGTGCCTGCATCTGCAGTGGGCCGAAGTACAGTTCCTCAGCGCTGTAGGCCACAGGCCCGGCGCGCTCGGCAACGATGATTTCGTAGTAAAAGCGGTTCTCCCGCAGCAATTCCTCGCAGAGGATGCGGTAGCCATTGTCCATCAGCCATTGGCGCAGTGGCTGCTCGCCGCCGTTGGGTTGCAGGATCAGGCGTTCCTGGCCGCTCAGGTGCGCCTTGCCGTGGTCGAGGATGTCGCGGATGGTCTCGCCGCCCATGCCGCAGATGCTGATCGCGGTGATCCCGTCGCCGGGCTCGATCGCTGCCAGGCCACTGGCCAGGCGCACGGTGATGTGCTGCTCCAGGCCATTCTCGCGCACGGTGCGTTCAGCGGAGCGGAACGGCGTCAACGCCACCTCGCCAGCCACCGCCGCCACGATGGCGCCACGGCGCATCAACGCCACCGGCAGGTAGCCGTGATCCGAGCCGATGTCGGCCAGGCGCGCGCCGGTGGGCACATGTACCGCCACGCGCTCCAGGCGCATGGACAATGTCTGTTCGTTCAACTGCAACCCCTTTTCACCACGAACCCCCGGCACCTTTGGCCGGATCGGGGGCGCGACTCTGGCGAGCAATGCCGTGCATGTCAAATTCCCGCGAGCAGAACCCTGGCTCAAGTCCGTGCCGTGGTTGGCACTAAAGCGAAAAAGCGATTGAAAAAAACCGCTATAAGCTTTAAAC contains:
- a CDS encoding tRNA (adenine(22)-N(1))-methyltransferase; this translates as MNEQTLSMRLERVAVHVPTGARLADIGSDHGYLPVALMRRGAIVAAVAGEVALTPFRSAERTVRENGLEQHITVRLASGLAAIEPGDGITAISICGMGGETIRDILDHGKAHLSGQERLILQPNGGEQPLRQWLMDNGYRILCEELLRENRFYYEIIVAERAGPVAYSAEELYFGPLQMQARSPEFLAKWQRILREKQKTLNNFARARQAVPEEKLQEIARQARWITELLGA
- a CDS encoding DNA/RNA non-specific endonuclease, whose translation is MHLRKIAVGLSALVLLSTGTEARSLLDLLKPQTQHHAQTSHSGSINQNAALDLYSNKQKQPSFDGCAELFPAAKPISTATVPANMKPMALCSDNFAVLYSQTSRTPLLVVERLNAAQLKDAKGEERTNQFYPDPRIPKSGRAELSDYRSQHPAVDRGHQSPAADAPSPNAMAQSFALSNMVPQDPNNNRKIWSKVEADVRKFAKRANGNVFVFTGPLFDAGHGTIGANKVWVPTRLFKLVYDTSSQRAWAYVLPNAETRIQKPMDYDTFVKSTGLKLLGNLPVSGSVGRS